In a genomic window of Candidatus Poribacteria bacterium:
- a CDS encoding HDIG domain-containing protein, with the protein MRRRGIGRRSSNGDVETAPLWQRLKLHWWLTGLIFAVALVWLSMPLKYQPIDVGQLKLNEPSPYTITSPISFSYLDSEATRRRKAEIEAETPPVFDIDRKSQIDDLNHMFEVVKRVRSLQIPRRDKIERMANDLIIGDYLSLKTREILVDTSDDDIDGIRDRAASIMSKILDRGIVPSQFAQRLKSELGGSRRWRETVAELRSKLERQPSDMEIAARMPVEIQPDGNIIKAGELYLWAEAVEAVQREIERLGNYPFKDVVGEIVRNLIRPNVSFDPKLTAQRRKAAAAAVKDVYKQVSKGEQIVSKGEKLTRSDLDKLTMLSKSQRGFSFTLMVGVALLVVALLLSIVYYILKFEPEILDEYRKLMTICLSVLLIMGIGRLIIRYGSNSLPMPELLVPTAITSAITAVLVSPHLAMLVTVMIGVLLSVMCGKTLEIAIGYFAMVFIGGMVAIYALSKLRHRRELIVAGFYVSIANIALALSLSLLQSEGLNVMIVNLLSGMASGLTVAFLTPGLLPFFEYIAQTTTEIKLLELSDLKNPILAELERVAQGTYYHSINVAKLAEAAAEEIGANPLLVRVGAYYHDIGKMRHPLYFIENQNGENIHDRIGPAMSARIIISHVKDGVEIAKQEKLPKIVQNIIQQHHGTSLITYFYHKALKGEKSVNEEDYRYPGPKPQTKEAALIMLADSVESAVRSTFTKGNPSYNEIRELVQNVIAQKVEDDQLDESNLTLKDIKDISDTFIKATVGMFHQRIEYPQLEVREDEVIPIDSARRRRKSDG; encoded by the coding sequence ATGAGAAGGAGAGGGATCGGCAGAAGGAGCTCGAACGGCGACGTGGAAACGGCGCCGCTATGGCAGCGATTGAAGCTACACTGGTGGCTTACGGGGCTGATATTCGCCGTAGCTCTCGTTTGGCTTTCAATGCCTCTTAAGTATCAACCTATAGACGTAGGGCAGCTCAAGCTAAATGAACCCAGCCCATATACGATCACATCCCCGATAAGCTTCTCCTACCTCGATTCGGAAGCCACCCGACGTCGAAAGGCCGAGATCGAAGCCGAAACTCCGCCCGTCTTCGACATAGACAGGAAATCTCAGATAGACGATCTCAACCATATGTTCGAGGTCGTAAAACGGGTTCGATCCCTTCAGATCCCGCGCAGGGATAAAATAGAAAGGATGGCCAACGACCTGATCATAGGGGATTATCTCTCCCTCAAAACCAGAGAGATACTGGTCGATACGAGCGATGACGATATAGATGGGATAAGGGACAGGGCTGCTTCCATAATGTCGAAGATTCTCGATCGTGGGATAGTCCCAAGCCAATTTGCTCAACGGCTGAAATCCGAGCTCGGAGGAAGTAGAAGGTGGAGGGAGACGGTGGCGGAGCTGCGTTCTAAGCTGGAGCGACAGCCGTCCGATATGGAGATAGCCGCCAGGATGCCCGTGGAGATCCAGCCGGATGGGAACATCATCAAAGCTGGGGAGCTATATCTATGGGCCGAAGCGGTGGAAGCCGTTCAAAGGGAGATCGAGAGGCTGGGGAATTATCCCTTCAAGGACGTGGTGGGGGAGATCGTCAGGAACCTGATAAGGCCGAACGTCTCTTTCGATCCCAAATTAACCGCTCAAAGGCGTAAGGCGGCCGCTGCCGCCGTCAAGGACGTCTACAAGCAGGTGAGCAAGGGCGAACAGATCGTCTCGAAAGGCGAAAAGCTGACGAGATCGGATCTCGATAAACTGACTATGCTTTCCAAGTCGCAGAGGGGTTTCTCTTTCACGCTTATGGTAGGCGTTGCCCTCCTCGTAGTCGCCCTGCTCCTATCGATCGTATATTATATCCTCAAATTCGAGCCGGAGATACTGGATGAATATAGAAAACTTATGACGATATGTCTTTCCGTCCTCCTGATAATGGGTATCGGCAGGTTGATAATCAGGTACGGCTCCAATTCCCTGCCCATGCCTGAGCTGCTGGTTCCGACCGCCATAACATCCGCCATTACCGCCGTCTTGGTCAGTCCGCACCTGGCCATGCTGGTTACCGTGATGATAGGCGTGCTCTTAAGCGTGATGTGCGGCAAAACGCTGGAGATAGCGATCGGATATTTCGCCATGGTTTTCATCGGAGGGATGGTCGCCATATATGCTCTGTCAAAGCTGAGGCATCGGCGTGAGCTCATAGTGGCCGGTTTTTACGTATCGATCGCCAATATCGCCCTCGCCCTGAGCCTTTCGCTATTGCAGAGCGAAGGGTTGAACGTGATGATCGTTAACCTTCTCTCAGGGATGGCCAGCGGGCTCACTGTGGCCTTCCTCACACCGGGATTGCTTCCCTTCTTCGAATATATCGCCCAAACCACTACGGAGATAAAGCTGCTGGAGCTCTCGGATCTGAAAAACCCTATCCTCGCCGAGCTCGAGAGGGTTGCTCAGGGCACATATTATCACAGCATCAACGTGGCAAAGCTGGCCGAGGCGGCTGCAGAGGAGATAGGGGCTAATCCATTGCTCGTCAGGGTCGGTGCCTATTACCACGATATCGGAAAGATGAGACATCCGCTCTACTTCATAGAGAACCAGAACGGAGAGAACATACATGATAGAATCGGCCCCGCTATGAGCGCCAGGATCATCATCTCACACGTTAAAGATGGCGTCGAGATAGCCAAACAGGAGAAACTACCCAAGATCGTTCAGAACATCATCCAACAACATCACGGCACCTCACTGATAACCTATTTCTACCATAAGGCGCTCAAAGGCGAAAAGAGCGTCAACGAGGAGGACTACAGGTATCCGGGGCCTAAACCCCAGACGAAAGAGGCCGCCCTTATCATGCTCGCCGATTCGGTCGAATCGGCCGTTAGATCCACCTTCACCAAGGGAAATCCCAGCTATAATGAGATCAGAGAGCTCGTCCAGAACGTAATAGCCCAGAAGGTCGAGGACGACCAGCTCGACGAGAGCAACCTCACACTCAAGGATATAAAGGACATATCCGATACTTTCATCAAAGCTACCGTCGGCATGTTCCACCAGAGGATAGAGTACCCTCAGCTTGAGGTGAGGGAGGATGAGGTGATACCGATCGATTCGGCTAGAAGACGAAGGAAATCGGATGGCTGA
- a CDS encoding ThuA domain-containing protein, which translates to MVEKIKVLAWSELSEPKSVYPNGINGALAEYLNTLGDIVAETANIDEPDQGLSEGKLSETDVLIWFGHVRHGDVTDETVERVVRHVKERGMGYLALHSSHFARPLKALLGTSCAWRAYVEDGKPGYIKVVNPDHPIAEGVSDFVIPREEWYGEPYDVPIPEAVIIAGLYCDGKELARDGLVWTVGNGRVFYFRPGHETFPIYYMDEVRRIIANGVRWLAKRV; encoded by the coding sequence ATGGTCGAAAAGATCAAAGTCCTGGCTTGGTCGGAGCTCTCCGAGCCGAAATCGGTCTATCCCAACGGGATAAACGGAGCTCTGGCCGAATATCTCAACACCCTCGGCGATATCGTCGCCGAGACGGCCAACATCGATGAGCCCGATCAGGGGCTGAGCGAGGGGAAATTGAGCGAGACCGATGTCCTGATATGGTTCGGCCATGTCAGGCACGGCGATGTGACCGATGAGACGGTTGAAAGGGTGGTTAGACACGTCAAAGAGAGGGGAATGGGATACCTCGCCCTTCATTCCTCCCACTTCGCCAGACCCCTCAAGGCGCTTCTCGGAACAAGTTGCGCGTGGCGGGCATATGTAGAGGACGGCAAACCGGGCTACATCAAGGTGGTCAATCCGGACCATCCGATAGCTGAGGGGGTTAGCGATTTCGTCATCCCGCGCGAGGAATGGTACGGCGAGCCGTATGATGTGCCGATACCCGAGGCGGTTATAATCGCAGGGCTTTACTGCGACGGAAAGGAGCTGGCCAGGGACGGCTTGGTCTGGACGGTCGGCAACGGCAGGGTTTTCTACTTCCGCCCCGGACACGAGACCTTTCCGATCTACTATATGGACGAGGTGAGAAGGATAATCGCCAACGGCGTCCGGTGGCTGGCGAAGAGGGTTTGA
- a CDS encoding HlyC/CorC family transporter: MDASSFLKLFGLFLSSIASAVFSSMEMLLNRLRREEVKEIVDKGGSDADRVTDYLRNPRKYLGAAFIIKGCCLVVSTILCFMLFRPIVASPIYGNLISFAIASTLIVLLGEIIPYNYSKNRGPTSVVHAISTLKYTYMLLYPLIKPLLWGGNIVIRAFGGTPDGENGMVSEEDLEALQMVADSDEVLEEEEREMIHRIWELPDTLVREIMVPRTEMVCLNVESDIQKVLDVAVESGHSRIPVYEDTIDNIIGVLYVKDLLRCWRDGISQVNLAEIIREPFFVPEVKNVKDLFRELRLSRRHIAIVVDEYGGTAGLVTMEDILEEIVGDIQDEYDLEDQSFQKLDENTYIVDARIDLHEVNEKLGIEMPADEVESIGGLLAELLGRVPDPGDEVEYGGVKFTVLEADERKAIKVRIEVPRKSDEEGDN; the protein is encoded by the coding sequence TTGGACGCATCCTCTTTTTTAAAGCTTTTCGGTCTGTTTCTCTCCTCCATCGCCTCGGCGGTTTTCTCGAGCATGGAGATGCTGCTCAACCGACTGAGGCGCGAGGAGGTGAAGGAGATCGTCGATAAAGGAGGATCGGACGCCGACAGGGTGACGGATTACCTCCGAAACCCGAGGAAATACCTCGGAGCGGCGTTTATCATCAAAGGGTGTTGCCTTGTCGTGAGCACAATCCTCTGCTTCATGCTCTTCCGGCCCATAGTCGCCTCGCCGATCTACGGCAATCTGATCAGTTTCGCCATAGCTTCGACCCTGATCGTTCTACTGGGCGAAATTATCCCCTATAACTACTCGAAGAACAGAGGCCCCACTTCGGTCGTGCACGCGATATCAACGCTGAAATACACCTATATGCTCCTCTATCCCCTCATCAAGCCCCTCCTCTGGGGAGGGAACATAGTCATCAGGGCCTTTGGAGGAACTCCGGACGGTGAAAACGGAATGGTCTCGGAGGAGGATCTGGAAGCGCTGCAGATGGTGGCCGATAGCGATGAGGTGTTGGAAGAGGAAGAACGGGAGATGATACACAGGATCTGGGAGCTGCCCGATACGCTCGTGCGTGAGATCATGGTCCCCAGAACGGAGATGGTCTGTCTGAACGTCGAGTCCGATATCCAAAAGGTCCTGGACGTCGCGGTGGAGTCGGGACATTCCAGAATACCCGTCTACGAGGACACCATTGACAACATCATAGGCGTCCTATACGTGAAAGACCTGCTCAGATGCTGGAGAGACGGGATCTCTCAGGTGAATCTGGCGGAGATCATCAGGGAACCCTTCTTCGTGCCCGAGGTGAAGAACGTCAAGGATCTCTTCAGGGAGTTGAGGCTCTCGAGACGGCATATAGCGATCGTGGTCGACGAATACGGCGGGACGGCGGGGCTGGTGACGATGGAGGATATCCTGGAGGAGATCGTCGGCGATATACAGGACGAATATGATCTCGAGGATCAGAGCTTTCAGAAGCTGGATGAGAACACTTACATCGTCGACGCCAGGATCGATCTACATGAGGTGAACGAGAAGCTCGGTATAGAGATGCCAGCCGATGAGGTTGAAAGCATTGGCGGACTGCTCGCCGAACTCCTAGGTAGGGTACCTGACCCGGGGGATGAGGTCGAATACGGGGGGGTCAAATTCACAGTGCTGGAGGCCGATGAGAGAAAGGCGATAAAGGTCAGGATAGAGGTTCCGAGGAAATCAGATGAAGAGGGCGATAATTAA
- a CDS encoding PhoH family protein, giving the protein MGGISRKAGKVNSLTVAVQSISEAQAVSGQHDEYLRLIEDKFNTSVLLRGEGFEVIGGEEETQGAAKVIEELLALLRSGQSIGINDVRYIIRMVKRQDKIVEVGETIPVLSKRGFIRPKTPGQRRYVEAIKTHDLVFGIGPAGTGKTYLAVAMAVASLKSGRVSRIILTRPAVEAGEKLGFLPGDIQAKINPYLRPLYDALYDMLPPDTIAKYMEKGIIEVAPLAFMRGRTLNSSFIILDEAQNATVEQMKMFLTRLGFDSKAVVTGDITQIDLPSKKVSGLVDVQEVLSGIDGVAFVYFTGEDVVRHELVQRIIEAYENRDYSREGTE; this is encoded by the coding sequence ATGGGAGGAATCTCAAGGAAAGCAGGTAAGGTAAACAGCCTCACGGTGGCGGTTCAGAGCATATCCGAAGCGCAGGCCGTTTCGGGACAGCATGATGAATATCTGAGGCTGATAGAGGATAAGTTCAACACCAGTGTTCTTCTGAGAGGAGAGGGGTTCGAGGTAATCGGAGGTGAGGAGGAAACTCAGGGAGCTGCCAAGGTAATTGAGGAGCTTCTCGCCCTCCTTAGAAGCGGTCAGAGCATAGGTATAAACGATGTCAGATATATCATTCGTATGGTTAAACGTCAGGATAAGATCGTCGAAGTCGGAGAAACCATCCCGGTTCTCTCCAAGCGCGGGTTTATAAGGCCGAAGACGCCGGGGCAACGGAGATATGTGGAGGCGATAAAGACCCACGATCTGGTATTCGGAATAGGGCCGGCAGGAACGGGCAAGACCTACCTGGCGGTCGCCATGGCGGTCGCCTCGCTCAAATCCGGACGCGTGAGCCGTATCATCCTGACGAGGCCCGCCGTTGAGGCTGGCGAGAAGCTCGGATTTCTCCCGGGCGACATACAGGCAAAGATCAACCCGTATCTTAGGCCTCTTTATGACGCCCTTTATGACATGCTCCCGCCGGACACCATAGCCAAGTACATGGAGAAGGGTATCATAGAGGTCGCGCCGCTGGCCTTCATGAGAGGTAGAACGCTCAACAGCTCCTTCATAATTCTCGACGAAGCCCAAAACGCCACTGTCGAACAGATGAAGATGTTCCTGACGCGGCTCGGATTCGACTCAAAGGCGGTCGTCACAGGCGATATCACGCAGATCGACCTGCCCTCCAAGAAGGTCTCCGGGCTGGTGGACGTTCAAGAGGTGCTTTCCGGAATCGATGGGGTTGCTTTCGTCTACTTCACCGGCGAGGATGTGGTGAGACACGAGCTGGTGCAGAGAATCATAGAGGCTTATGAGAACCGGGATTACTCTAGGGAGGGAACAGAATGA
- the ybeY gene encoding rRNA maturation RNase YbeY, translating into MAEIEIIFSEEAKGKIDDSEKIKDLIRRAALTTLEMEGEDGIVSVLVTDDEEIKRLNKTYLNADRPTDVLAFSMMEGEEVRSGGGEKIWGDVVISVDTAVRQAQEYNNTLHEEIALLIVHGVLHLLGYDDQDEESSAMMRKKEAEALMKLERR; encoded by the coding sequence ATGGCTGAGATTGAGATCATCTTCTCCGAAGAAGCTAAGGGCAAGATCGATGACAGCGAGAAGATCAAGGATCTGATACGAAGGGCCGCCCTAACCACCCTGGAGATGGAAGGTGAGGACGGAATTGTCAGTGTGTTGGTAACGGATGATGAGGAGATTAAAAGGCTCAATAAAACCTATCTCAACGCCGATCGGCCTACCGATGTGCTGGCCTTCTCGATGATGGAGGGCGAAGAGGTTCGATCGGGCGGAGGAGAGAAGATATGGGGGGATGTGGTGATCTCCGTGGACACCGCCGTGAGACAGGCTCAGGAGTATAACAATACCCTCCACGAGGAAATCGCCCTCCTGATCGTTCACGGTGTGTTACATCTATTGGGATATGACGATCAAGACGAGGAAAGCTCGGCTATGATGAGAAAGAAGGAGGCCGAGGCCCTCATGAAACTGGAAAGGAGGTAA